From the genome of Candidatus Binatia bacterium:
GCGGCCGATTTGAGCGCGGCGCGGTCGCCCTTGAGGTCGTTGATTTCTATGATGACGTTCTTCCGTTCGATGTAACCGAGCTTTTTCAGCCCCTCGCGGAACCCTCGTATGGTCTGGTCTTCGGACGGACCGGATTGCCCGATCAAGACGCCGATCTTCCAAGGGCGCGTCGCTTTCTCGGCGGCCGGGACTTCCGCGCCGCAGAGAAGAATAACCGCGGCTAAAAGAGATGCACGGATTTTATGGGTCATGCGCGGAGAGTAGCCCATCCGCAAGTTTTAAGTCAAACCAGGTTAAGCGTTGAAAGGTTGGAGGGTTTAAAATTTGAAAACTTTGAGACTCTGAAACCTTAAACTTTTGGGTCTTCAGGCTTCTGTGTGGGTAAGCGGGCCAACGCTGTTCCAGTTCGTGGTAAAGAAGGGATCGGATATTGCACCGCGGAGGCGCTGAGGTCGCGTCCTTCGACTAAGCTCAGGATGCGCGGCTATGAAGGAATTCCGCTCGTGGTGATCCCTCGACAAGCTCGGGACTAAAGGCGCGGTCGAGGGAGCCTGCGTCTCTGTGGTGGATATTCTTTCACAGTAAACCCGGAAGAACCAAACTTTTAAACCAAGACTGAATGGACATTGCCTCCCACTTGAGGTAATGACTTTGCGGAGAATCATGGGAACTTGGCTGCTCGTCGCGTTGCTCCTACTTCTTTCGGGATCTCTTGCCCTAGCCGAGGAGAAGCTCACGATTCTCCACACGAGCGAGCACCATGGAACGCTGCAGCCGATCGAGAGCGGTCCGCACCAAGGACTCGGCGGCGTCGCGCGCCGCGCCGCGCTCATCGAGAAGATCAGGAAAGAAGCCAGGAATGTCCTCCTGTTGGATAGCGGCGATCTCGTGGTCGGGACCGCCATGTCATCTCTTTTCCGCGGCGCGCCGGACATCGCCGCGATGAATCTGATGGGCTACGACGCGCTCGCTCTCGGCAATCACGATTTCGATTTCGGCCTCGCGCATCTCACGGAATTGAAA
Proteins encoded in this window:
- a CDS encoding metallophosphoesterase — its product is MGTWLLVALLLLLSGSLALAEEKLTILHTSEHHGTLQPIESGPHQGLGGVARRAALIEKIRKEARNVLLLDSGDLVVGTAMSSLFRGAPDIAAMNLMGYDALALGNHDFDFGLAHLTELKKQARFPFLCTNIRPKKTGVCQPFLVKTIGRLRVGLLGLVGRR